GCTAGCGCAATCGCCTGCGCCACCCCGTGGTGCACGGTATCGCGCTCCATGCTGAACACCTCGCCACAGGTCATGTGCATCCAGATCTCGTTTGCCGGCCCCCGCAGGTTGTTGCGCTCATGCAGATAGGCGGTCCATTGACCATCAGTCACATCGCGAAAACCTTCCGGGCGCAGATTTCCGGCGTCGCCGCCGAAGTGAAACTCGCTCTCGTTCCTTGGGCCGCAGAACGGGCATGGAAAAAGTTGCATTCCGTCCTCCTAGTGCGCGATGCCGGAGCCGGCCGCTTCGTCGATCAGGCGGCCACGCGCGAAGCGGTCGAGATCGAATGGACGGCTGACGTCGTGGTGTTTTCCGGTGGCGAGCAGATGGGCGAGCAGAGTGCCGCCGGCGGGGATGGCCTTGAAGCCGCCCGTGCCCCAACCGCAATTCATGAAGAGGCCCGGCAACGGGCTCTCCCCCAGGATCGGCGAAGAATCCGGCGTGACATCGACGATGCCCGCCCATTGCCGCATCAGCCGGAGCTGCCGGAAGCTCGGGAACATTTCAAGCAGCCCCGAAACGACGTGTTCGAGAACCGGAAGGTTGCCGCGCTGCCCATAGGACGGGACCCGATCTAGGCCGCCGCCGATGACGAGCTCTCCCTTGTCCGACTGGCTCGCATAGGTGCCGGTCGCCGGAGAAAGCACGACCGTATCGAGCGCCGGTTTGATCGGCTCGGAGACGCAGGCTTGCAGAGCGTAGGAGGTTATCGGCAAACGGAAGCCTGCCTTTGCGGCGAGATGAGAGGAATTTCCGGCCACGACCATGGCCACGCGGTCAGCCCGGATTTCGCCGCGGCTTGTCTTCACACCGCGGCAGCGGCCTCCCTCGACGAGGAACTCCCCGACCTCGCACGACTGGATGATGTCGACGCCCAGCCTGTCGGCAGCGCGCGCATATCCCCAGGCGACGGCATCGTGCCGCGCCGTCCCGGCCCTTCCCTGCCACACGCCGCCGAAGACCGGATAGCGCGCCTCGGGCGAGAGATTGATCAACGGCAGCACGCCGCGCACGTCGTCGACGTCAAACAGCTCGGCGTCCGTACCGTTGATCTGCATGGCGTTGACCGTGCGCGCCGCCATTTCCATCTCGGCCTCGCTGTGCGCCAAGGTGATGATGCCTCGCTGCGAGAGCATGATGTTGTAGTTGAGGTCACGCCCCAGCGTCTCATAGAGGCGGAGGGCCATTTCGTAGAGCGCGGTGCTCTCCGGGAAGAAGTAGTTCGAGCGTACGACCGTCGTGTTGCGCCCGGTGTTGCCGCCGCCAAGCCATCCCCTCTCGATGACCGCGATGTTGCGAATATTGTGGTTCTTGGCGAGATAGTAGGCGGTCGCGAGACCGTGACCGCCGCCACCAATGATCAGGATGTCATAGCGCGGTTTCGGCTCGGGAGAGCGCCATGCCTTTTGCCAACCCTTCTGGGCGTTGAGACCTTCCTTGAAAAGCGAAACGGCGGAATAGCGCCGCGTCATCTGGAGGCACCACTGCCTGAGCGCGCGGCATCTGACGGATCGGCTGACAAAGCTGGCTGCTGCATTGTATGCCCTCGCGATGGAGGAACCGGCGCATCCGTGATCCCGCGCGCCCGATCCATACGGGCATCAATAATGATTCTAGACACAAATGTCTAGACGATCGCGTCACCAACGACGCCTGAAAGCACGCTCCTGCCCAGTCGTTCGGCATATTATGGCAAAACGGCGAACTTCAGTGTGTACAGACATGTCCATTTTGACTCAACTATCGGGTTGAACGCGTCGCATGACTGCGGTGAACGACTCGACTTCTTCATCGGAAGGAAGACGACCGGTGAAGCTGAGGAGGTAGGGGCGAAGCAACCGCAAGCGCATTTCGCGACCGTCACGTATTCCAAGCGTAAAGTGGCCGACTTGCGTGAAATAGAGCACGCGGGCCCGGATGAAGGCCTCTTCCTCGGGGTATCCGTACCGCTGAAACATGCGGGTGATCGCATCGACGCGCTGGTCGTCCGCCTGGTCGACCACGCCGCGAACCACGGCATCCACCTGCCCCCAGGACCTGACGGCCGCGTCGAGCCGCGGATCGAACATCGACGGGTCGACCCAGCACTCGAAGATATGGCAGACCGCCTTCGTTACGGTGGCCGCTGGGCGCAGCGCCCGCTCGAGGATCGGGCTGGTGTTCTTGGTGAGCCAGTGCTCCAGCAACTCCCCGTGCAGCGCCTGCAGATCGGCAAAGAACCAATAGAAGCTCGACCGGGAAACCGCGAGTTTCTTGGCCATGACCTGGATCTTCACATTGGCGATACCCTCTTCGATCAGGGCATCAATGCCGGCATCGATCCAGGCCTCCCGGGTCATGCGACCAGCCTGCTTCGTCGCCTCCACTTTTGCCCCACGGGGCTTCTTTACACTCACCATCTCTCCTTGGCCGAACCGCCCGGCAGTTTGCGGATCTGGTCCTGATGTTGCCCAAAGCGGAAGCGAGATCAAGCTGCTAGGGTGCACATCGCGTCCCCAAGCATCCACGGCCATCGCCTGCACACGGAAAATCATCCGATACGAAACCTTCACATTCACACGCCTGTCACCGAAGCCCACGATATCTCGGCACCCTGTTTGACCGGCGGAATGAAATTCGACCCATTGCTTCCGCAGTCGGTTCCGATATCGAGTTTCAATATCCGCTAACTGGGCGGTCCGCACACACGTCAGACAGAGGCGAGAACGGCCGCCGCCGAAGGCGACATCCGGTTGCGGCATCGAACGAGCTGGAGTCGCAGCAGAGCCTGGGAGTTGTTGGTGGGGTCATCGGCGAAAACAATGCATGAGCAGGCAGCAAGACCGCGCCAGGGCACGCCGACCGAAGTCTTCGGCGCTTTCTTGAAGCTGGGGCTGACGTCGTTCGGCGGGCCGATCGCGCACCTCGGCTACTTCCGAGACGAATTGGTGGTGCGTCGCAAGTGGATCGACGAGGCCGGCTATGCGGATCTCGTCGCGCTATGCCAGTTCCTGCCCGGCCCGGCCTCAAGCCAGGTCGGCTTTGCGCTCGGCCTCCTGCGTGGTGGTCCGCTCGGCGCGCTCGCCGCCTGGGCCGCTTTTACCCTGCCGTCCGCGCTGCTGCTGATCGCTTTTGCCATGGCGGCGACCACCTTCGGCGGCCCGATCGGAACGGGCCTGTTGCACGGGCTGAAGGTTGTGGCCGTCGCGGTCGTGGCCCAGGCTGTATGGGGCATGGCAAAGAGCCTCACGCCGGACCGCGAACGCGCCAGCATTGCCCTTGCCTCCGTGCTGATCGTCGTGTTTGCGGCGGGTGCGGTCGGGCAAATCGCGGCGATCACATTCGGTGCGCTCGCCGGTGCCATGCTGTGCCGCAACGACCCGGTCACGGGATCCACACATTTCAGCTTTCGCGTCACACGACCGGTCGGCATCATCTGCCTCGTCGCTTTCTTCGCTTTGCTCGGCCTTCTGCCGATCCTTGCGGCAGTTTCCCAGAACTGGGCGCTCTTCGACGCCTTCTACCGCTCCGGCTCTCTCGTCTTTGGCGGCGGACATGTGGTCCTGCCGTTGCTGCAGGCCGAAGTGGTCGCTCCGGGCTGGATTTCCAATGATGCTTTCCTTGCCGGCTACGGCGCGGCCCAGGCCGTTCCAGGCCCGCTCTTCACCTTTGCAGCCTATCTCGGTGCGGTCATGGGGCCCGCTCCGAACGGCATTCTCGGCGCGGCCATCTGCCTTGTCGCGATTTTCCTGCCCGGCTTTCTGCTGCTCATCGGCGCCCTTCCCTTCTGGGACAGTTTCCGCAAACGCCAGCTCGTACAGGCTGCGATGCGCGGCGCAAACGCAGCCGTGGTCGGCATCCTCGGCGCGGCGCTCTACAGTCCGGTCTGGACCAGCGCCGTGCTGAACTCCTACGATTTCGCGCTCGCGCTGACGGCGTTCATTCTGCTCGTCGTGTGGAAGGCGCCACCGTGGATCGTTGTGGCGCTGACGGCCGCAGGCGGAACTGCTCTGCACCTTCTGTGAGTTCCGCAGACCATCAGGCGCGGTGGGCGCGTTTCCCGTCGCAGTTTCTTCGCCGGGAAGAACCGAATTGTTTGTGCACGCTTTGCCCTTGACCTTGCCATCGTTGGAAGCCCCACATTCGGATACGTCAGATCATATGGAGTCTCCAATGTACCATCTCAACATCCCCGACATGACCTGCGGACATTGCGCCGGAGCGGTCGAGAAAGCGGTAAAGTCGGTCGATCCCAGCGCCAAGGTTGCTGTCGATCTCGATGCCAAGACCGCATCGATCGACTCTCAGATCGGCTCGGATAGCTTCGTCGCAGCGATCGAGGAGGCCGGCTACAAGGCATCCTTCAAGAAATCCTGCTGCAGCCACGTCGGATGATCCACGCCTGCCAGGGTCGATCAGTCTTTCGCACGGAACTTTGCGTGGCAGGACGTGCAGACCTGCAGCATCGTGTGGAAGGCGTGTTCGGCGGGCATGGACATCGGGTCAGGGGCTGCCGTCTTTCTCTTGGCGAGCGGCCCACCCATCTTCGCATCACCGCCGGGCATTCGCATACCGGGAGCAAGGACATCCGGGTTGCGGTCTGCCGCGATAGAGAGTGCTGCGGCGTAAGCACCGAGTTCGGCCGCCAGTTTGTCGAACGCCGGTCGCTCCGCTTCGATATTGACGCTGGCCTTTGATCCTTCGGCAGCGACGGTGCCCGCGAACAAGCGCGCCAGTCGTTCGCCTGAATAGGTTCGAACGGTTTCGGCGGCGGCTTTGAATGCCTTCGCATCATAGGGCGATGCGCCTTTGAACATGGCATCGATATTCTTGGCGGCAGCTGCCATCGTCTTCATCTCCTGCTGCCGCTCGCGAACGATGTCGGTGGCCGCGCGCTGCGCCATTGCCGTTGAAAAGCCCGCAAAGGCAATCACTGCCAGGACGAGCCCGGACCATTTTGCCGCATTCGAACACATTCGGGTGCAATCCTCCTCGCGAGAGCCGCGCGCTTTTCGCCGATTGATCAAGGTCAAGGCGAGACTTGCAAGCATCACGCACTGTGCTTGAATACAGCACGAGGTGTCGGACGAAAACATGATCGCCGCCAGCCAGATCGCCCGGAAACATGCAGCAGAATTGCTGGCCATCGTGGTCGCCGTTCTGTTTCTGCTCGTGCCGATGGCTGAGGCTGCGCCATTCAAATGCGGGCAACACGTTACCCGCAGCGAACATGTCGTTTCCCCGCAGGGCAAAACCGATCTCCACGCCGATACGGAAACAGGCAGCCAGAAAGCGTGCTGCAAACGTATCTGCAGCCTCTGTTATGCGCTGTTCCCGGCTCCAGTCCTCGGCGAAGTAATCCTGAACGGGGGCGGCCGCCGAGACCTTAATCCGCAAGCCCCCATCGACGGCGTCATCTCCCGCCCCGCCATCGGCCCTCCCCGTTCCGCCGGATGAACAGCAGTCGCTTGGCGGCTGCCTTCCACGATCGCACTCCGCGGTGCGATCTTCGTCGGCATTGGCCGACACGGAACATGAGGTAATGGATATGAAACGCCGTGAATTCCTGGGCGGACTGATGTCGGGCGCTGTCGTCGCCGCATCGGGTACCGCATTCCATCCAAACAAGAGCTGGGCTGAGGCCGGCAAGGCAGCGTCATCGGGCGCGGGGACCCGTTCGCTTGCGATCACCAAACGCGTCATCGAGGTGAATGGCAAAGCCGCCAACGTGTTCGGGCTCCTACAACCGGATGGCGCCGTCGGCCTGACGCTCGATGCGGACGGGCCGCTCGACGTCGCCCTTTCAAATCAGGGCGGCGAAGAAACGCTTATCCACTGGCACGGGCTCGCACCGCCGTGGGACATGGACGGCGTGCCGGACAATCCGGCAGCGCCTCTGAAGGCGAATGAGGCCCGGCACTACACGTTTCCGGTCGGCTCCGGCGGCACACACTGGATGCATGCGCATACGCTGCAGGAGCAGAACCTGATGGCCGCGCCGCTGATCGTGCGGACTGCCGAGGACAGACAGCGCGACGAACAGGAAGTGATCATCCTTCTGCATGACTTCTCCTTCACGCCGGCCGAGGAACTGCTCGCCAAACTCAAGGGATCGGCGGGCGGCCACGGGATGAACCACGGCGCGATGATGCAGGGCATGGCATCCAACATGCAGGGCCACATGTCCGGAGCGGCAATGCCGGGCATGGCCGCCATGGATCTGAACGACATCGAGTATGATGCCTACCTCGCCAACGACCGCACGCTCGACGATCCGGAAGTGGTCACCGTCGAGAGCGGAGGTCGCATTCGCCTGCGCATCATCAATGGCGCGACAGCCACTGCCTTCACGATCGACACCGGCGCACTCAGCGGACAGCTGATCGCCGTCGACGGGCAGTCGGTGCAACCGGTTTCCGGAAACCGTTTCCCGATTTCCATGGGACAGCGGCTCGATATCCGGCTGGAGCTTCCGAAGTCAGCGGGAGCCCAGCCCATCCTCGCGCTGCGCGAAGGCACGGATCATCGCACAGGCATCATCCTGGCGCCGTCCGGTGCAAAGATCGCCAGGATCGCATCGCGTGGAACGGAGCACGGGCCGATTGTCGGGCTCGATCTCGAAGAGCGGATAGCCGCCGCCACGCCACTTCCCGTTCGTCCTGCCGACCGTCGGTTCGAGCTCACTCTGACGGGCAACATGAGCGGCTACGACTGGCGGATCGAGGGCGGCGACGGCCTTGATGTCCGCGAAGGCGAAAGGGTCGAGATCGCCATGCGCAACATGTCGATGATGTCCCATCCGATGCATCTGCACGGTCACCACTTCCAAGTGGTCGACATCGGCGGGAAGGCAATCGGCGGCGCCGTGAGGGATACCGTTGTTGTGCCACCGATGGGGAGCGTTAGCGTCGTGTTCGACGCAAACAATCCGGGCCGCTGGCCGCTCCACTGCCATCACCTCTATCACATGGCATCGGGAATGATGTCCTTCGTCGCCTACGCGTAACCAGGATACGCCCGGCGTCATCAGTGACGGAGGCGCCGGGCGCTAGCCTTGTTGTCGGCGAGTACCAATTTGGAGGAATCCCATGGACGAGCATAAGCACCATCATCGGCACGAAGCTCACGACCATCACCACCATACCAATCAGAACGCGACGCCCTCCAAACCCGCAGACGGGCAAGGCTCCACGCAGGATGGCGTAACCTACACCTGCCCCATGCACCCGCAGGTACGCCAACTCGGCCCCGGCAACTGCCCGATCTGCGGCATGGCGCTCGAACCCGAAGTTGTCACCGGCGATACGGGTCCAAGCCCAGAGCTTGTCGACATGCGACGGCGGTTCTGGATCGGGCTGGTCCTGGCGCTGCCCGTGCTGGCGCTGGAAATGGGAGGTCATCTCACCAATTTGCATATGCTTGTTGGCGCGCAGACCTCGAACTGGATCCAGTTGATCCTGGCGACGCCGGTCGTGTTTTGGGCCGGCGCTCCATTCTTCGAACGGGCCTGGCAGTCGCTCATCACCCGTCATCTCAACATGTTTACGCTGATTGCGATGGGTACAGGCGTCGCCTGGGTCTATAGCGTCGCCGCAACGGTTGCCCCGGGCCTGTTCCCCGAAACGTTCCGATCCGGCGAGGGAGCAGTTGCAATCTATTTCGAGGCGGCCGCTGTCATCACCGTGCTGGTGCTGCTCGGACAGGTGCTGGAGCTGCAGGCCCGCGAGCAGACAGGGGGTGCGATCAAGGCTCTTCTCGATCTCGCGCCCAAAACCGCTCGCCGCGTCCGCGGCGACGGCACCGACGAGGACGTGGAGCTGGAGGCCGTCGCCGTCGGCGACCGGTTGCGCGTGCGCCCGGGCGAAAAGGTCCCGGTCGACGGTACGCTTCTCGAAGGCCGCAGTTCGGTCGATGAATCCATGATCACCGGGGAGTCGATGCCGGTCACCAAGGAGGTTGGCGCAAAGCTGATCGGCGGTACGATGAACCGGACCGGCGGCTTCGTCATGGAGGCGGGCAAGGTCGGCCGAGACACCATGCTGTCCCGGATCGTCCACATGGTCGCCGAGGCGCAGCGCTCGCGCGCGCCGATCCAGCGGCTTGCCGACCAAGTCTCCGGCTGGTTCGTACCGGTCGTCATCCTGATTGCCGTCATCGCCTTCGCAACCTGGATGATGGTCGGCCCGGAGCCGCGCTTCGCACACGGACTGGTGGCCGCAGTGGCGGTACTTATCATCGCCTGCCCCTGCGCTCTCGGCCTCGCCACGCCGATGTCGATCATGGTCGGCGTCGGCAAGGGTGCCGGCGCCAGTGTGCTGATCAAGAATGCCGAAGCGCTGGAACGTTTCGAGAAGGTCGATACCCTGGTGGTCGACAAGACCGGAACTTTGACCGAAGGCAAGCCGATGGTCACTTCGATTGTTGCCGTTAGCGGCATCACGGAGGACGAATTGCTGAGGCTCGCAGCCACCTTGGAGCGGCCGAGCGAGCACCCGCTCGCAAGTGCGATCGTCGATGCCGCCAACGAGCGCGGCCTGAAACTCGGCTCTGCCGAAGACTTCGACAGCCCGGTCGGCAAGGGCGTGACCGGTATCGTCGACGGCCGGAGGCTCATCATCGGCAGCCACCGGATCATGTCGGAGGAGAAAGTCGACGTCTCGGCCCTGTCGCAGAAAGCGGAAGAACTGCGTGACGAAGGAGCAACCGTCATCTTCGCGGCCATCGACGGCCGCCTCGGCGGGCTGTTTGCAATCTCCGATCCGATCAAGGCAACGACACCGGCAGCAGTCGCAGCGCTGATCAAGGACGACGTGCGTGTGGTGATGCTCACCGGAGACAACCGCACCACCGCCAGGGCCGTTGCCCGCAAGCTCGGGATCGAAGAAGTCGAGGCCGAAGTCCTTCCCGAACACAAAAGCGAGATCGTCACGCGCCTGCGCAAGGAAGGAAGGATCGTCGCCATGGCAGGCGACGGCGTCAACGACGCCCCTGCGCTTGCCGCAGCTGACGTCGGCATCGCCATGGGAACCGGCACGGACGTTGCGATCGAAAGCGCCGGCGTGACGCTGCTCAAGGGCGACCTGCAAGGCATCGTCCGGGCGCGACGGCTCAGCCAAGCGACGATGGCGAATATCCGGCAGAACCTGTTCTTCGCCTTCATCTACAATGCGGCCGGCGTGCCCTTGGCAGCCGGGGTGCTCTACCCGGCCTTTGGGTTGCTGTTGTCGCCCATCATCGCGGCCGCTGCCATGGCACTCTCATCCGTCAGCGTAATCGGCAACGCCCTCAGATTGAGGAGCGCTCGCATATGAGGGCGTAGAGCGCCGCGCGAGACCGGCGCAAGCGCCCAATCCGTCAAGGGTGCATGCGCTTGTCGACCGCTGGCCCTTCAAATGTTGCGGCCGCGTTGAAGGGCGGTTCGCCCTGGGCAAGGATAAGGGCACGCCACCATCGGCCACTTGGAAGCAATGCTACACTGACAAGCGAGAATGTAGCTTTCTTACATTTTGTTTGACGAATGTAGATTCCTTCATTATACCGACACTCACGCACGGCGAGTGAGACCTGGGAGCCCATCAACGCTTTCACAGGGGCCGTTGCGTTCACCTGGAGGAAATCAACATGTCACGCCGTTTTGCGCTGGCTTCAGCGCTCGCAGTCCTGTGCTCGCATATCCTTTCGACCGGCAGCGCCAATGCTGCGGGGATGACCGTCTATTGCCCGATGTCGGAAGATGACTGCGGCGCAGTTTTGAAAGCCTTCAAGGCGGATACCGGCATCGACGCGCAGTTCGTGCGTATCGGTGCGGGTGAAATCCTCGCCCGTATCCGGGCGGAAAAAAGCAACCCGCAGGCCGGCCTCTGGCTCGCAGGAGCGGCCGACAATTTCATCCAGGCGGCCAGCGAGGGCCTGCTCGCCGCTCATAAGGCGACTGGTATCGAGAAGGTCGACCCGCGCTACACCGACAAGGAAGCCCGCTGGACGCCGATCTCGCTCTCGCCGATTGTCTTTGCCTATAGCCAGAGCGTTCTCGACGAAATCGGCGCCAAGCCGCCGACCAGCTGGAAGTCCTTCACAGAGCAAGTATTCCAGCAGAGCGTCGCGCTTGCCCATCCGGCCTCTTCCGGCACCGCCTATGTAGCACTCGCCTCCATGGTCCAGCTCTATGGCGAAGAACCGGCCTTCTCGTTGATGAAGGATATCGACAAGAATGTCGTGCAATATACCCGCTCGGGCGTCGCGCCTTCGCGCATGGTCGCCAACAACGAAATCGCGCTGGCCATGGCCTACACGCAGGACATCGAGGCGGCGCTCGCCCAGGGCTATCCCGTCGGATACTCCTTCCCGGAAGAAGGCACCGGCTTCGAGGTGAACGCCGCCGCAGCGATCGCCAACGCTCCGGAAGAACAGGCCAAGGGGGCTACCGCCTTCCTCGACTGGGTGCTGACGGACAAGGGCCAGGCCGCCATCGGTGCAACGTTCCGAGGCCCGATCGTTCCAGGCTACAAGAACCCGGAAGCCAAGATCGACCTCTCCAACGTGAAGATGATCGATTACGACTTCACCTGGGCTGGTGAAAACCGCGCGCGGCTATTGGAACGCTACGAAAACGACGTTCGCCACAAGGCCGACGCCAAGTAACGCCCGACCGAGCAACGCTCGCCAAGGAGCACCGACATGACCCTCGTCTCGCAGGCGACCCCGTCCGGCCGGACGGGGGCATCGCCGGCCTTCCTTCGCCAGATCGTCGTAGACCCCTGGCTCTTCGGCATCTTCGCCCTCGTCACGGTTTCGGTATTGGTCTTCGCGGTCCTGCCGATCTTTACCGTCATGAAACAGGCTGCCGTCACAGAACACGGCTTCGACATTGCTGTTCTCGCCAATACGCTCTCGCAGTCCTTTGTCTGGGATTCACTGCTCAATACGCTGCTGCTTGGCGCAACTTCGGCGCTCGTCGCCACGGCCGTGGGGTTCCTGCTCGCCTTTTCCGCGACGCGCACCACCATGCCAGGAAAAATCCTGGTGCATGGCGTGGCGCTCCTGCCGATCATCTCGCCACCCTTCGTCATGGCGCTGGCCGTCGTCATCCTGTTCGGCCGCTCGGGCCTCATCACCCGCGAGCTGCTCGGCATCCGCAACGCCAATGTCTATGGCTTCCACAGTCTGGTGCTGATCCAGTCGCTAGCCTTCACGCCGATCGCCTATCTCAACATCCGCGGCATGCTGCAGTCGATCGACAGCGCGCTGGAGGATGCTTCGGCCTCGCTGGGCGCGTCGCGCTGGACGACTTTTTCGCGGGTGACGCTTCCGCTCGTGACGCCGGCGATCCTCAGTTCCACACTCCTCGTCTTCGTCAAGTCGGTCGAGGACTTCGGCAATCCGATGCTGATCGGCGGCAACTTCAACACGCTCGCCGTCGAGGCCTATTCGCAGATGGTCGGCTACTTCAACCTGCAGGCAGGCGCGCTCCTCGCCAGCCTCATGCTGATC
The nucleotide sequence above comes from Ensifer adhaerens. Encoded proteins:
- a CDS encoding sarcosine oxidase subunit delta, with amino-acid sequence MQLFPCPFCGPRNESEFHFGGDAGNLRPEGFRDVTDGQWTAYLHERNNLRGPANEIWMHMTCGEVFSMERDTVHHGVAQAIALANGGGDDGMAH
- a CDS encoding sarcosine oxidase subunit beta family protein; the encoded protein is MTRRYSAVSLFKEGLNAQKGWQKAWRSPEPKPRYDILIIGGGGHGLATAYYLAKNHNIRNIAVIERGWLGGGNTGRNTTVVRSNYFFPESTALYEMALRLYETLGRDLNYNIMLSQRGIITLAHSEAEMEMAARTVNAMQINGTDAELFDVDDVRGVLPLINLSPEARYPVFGGVWQGRAGTARHDAVAWGYARAADRLGVDIIQSCEVGEFLVEGGRCRGVKTSRGEIRADRVAMVVAGNSSHLAAKAGFRLPITSYALQACVSEPIKPALDTVVLSPATGTYASQSDKGELVIGGGLDRVPSYGQRGNLPVLEHVVSGLLEMFPSFRQLRLMRQWAGIVDVTPDSSPILGESPLPGLFMNCGWGTGGFKAIPAGGTLLAHLLATGKHHDVSRPFDLDRFARGRLIDEAAGSGIAH
- a CDS encoding TetR/AcrR family transcriptional regulator, whose translation is MSVKKPRGAKVEATKQAGRMTREAWIDAGIDALIEEGIANVKIQVMAKKLAVSRSSFYWFFADLQALHGELLEHWLTKNTSPILERALRPAATVTKAVCHIFECWVDPSMFDPRLDAAVRSWGQVDAVVRGVVDQADDQRVDAITRMFQRYGYPEEEAFIRARVLYFTQVGHFTLGIRDGREMRLRLLRPYLLSFTGRLPSDEEVESFTAVMRRVQPDS
- the chrA gene encoding chromate efflux transporter, coding for MHEQAARPRQGTPTEVFGAFLKLGLTSFGGPIAHLGYFRDELVVRRKWIDEAGYADLVALCQFLPGPASSQVGFALGLLRGGPLGALAAWAAFTLPSALLLIAFAMAATTFGGPIGTGLLHGLKVVAVAVVAQAVWGMAKSLTPDRERASIALASVLIVVFAAGAVGQIAAITFGALAGAMLCRNDPVTGSTHFSFRVTRPVGIICLVAFFALLGLLPILAAVSQNWALFDAFYRSGSLVFGGGHVVLPLLQAEVVAPGWISNDAFLAGYGAAQAVPGPLFTFAAYLGAVMGPAPNGILGAAICLVAIFLPGFLLLIGALPFWDSFRKRQLVQAAMRGANAAVVGILGAALYSPVWTSAVLNSYDFALALTAFILLVVWKAPPWIVVALTAAGGTALHLL
- a CDS encoding heavy-metal-associated domain-containing protein — its product is MYHLNIPDMTCGHCAGAVEKAVKSVDPSAKVAVDLDAKTASIDSQIGSDSFVAAIEEAGYKASFKKSCCSHVG
- a CDS encoding cytochrome c, yielding MCSNAAKWSGLVLAVIAFAGFSTAMAQRAATDIVRERQQEMKTMAAAAKNIDAMFKGASPYDAKAFKAAAETVRTYSGERLARLFAGTVAAEGSKASVNIEAERPAFDKLAAELGAYAAALSIAADRNPDVLAPGMRMPGGDAKMGGPLAKRKTAAPDPMSMPAEHAFHTMLQVCTSCHAKFRAKD
- a CDS encoding multicopper oxidase family protein, whose protein sequence is MKRREFLGGLMSGAVVAASGTAFHPNKSWAEAGKAASSGAGTRSLAITKRVIEVNGKAANVFGLLQPDGAVGLTLDADGPLDVALSNQGGEETLIHWHGLAPPWDMDGVPDNPAAPLKANEARHYTFPVGSGGTHWMHAHTLQEQNLMAAPLIVRTAEDRQRDEQEVIILLHDFSFTPAEELLAKLKGSAGGHGMNHGAMMQGMASNMQGHMSGAAMPGMAAMDLNDIEYDAYLANDRTLDDPEVVTVESGGRIRLRIINGATATAFTIDTGALSGQLIAVDGQSVQPVSGNRFPISMGQRLDIRLELPKSAGAQPILALREGTDHRTGIILAPSGAKIARIASRGTEHGPIVGLDLEERIAAATPLPVRPADRRFELTLTGNMSGYDWRIEGGDGLDVREGERVEIAMRNMSMMSHPMHLHGHHFQVVDIGGKAIGGAVRDTVVVPPMGSVSVVFDANNPGRWPLHCHHLYHMASGMMSFVAYA
- a CDS encoding copper-transporting P-type ATPase, encoding MHPQVRQLGPGNCPICGMALEPEVVTGDTGPSPELVDMRRRFWIGLVLALPVLALEMGGHLTNLHMLVGAQTSNWIQLILATPVVFWAGAPFFERAWQSLITRHLNMFTLIAMGTGVAWVYSVAATVAPGLFPETFRSGEGAVAIYFEAAAVITVLVLLGQVLELQAREQTGGAIKALLDLAPKTARRVRGDGTDEDVELEAVAVGDRLRVRPGEKVPVDGTLLEGRSSVDESMITGESMPVTKEVGAKLIGGTMNRTGGFVMEAGKVGRDTMLSRIVHMVAEAQRSRAPIQRLADQVSGWFVPVVILIAVIAFATWMMVGPEPRFAHGLVAAVAVLIIACPCALGLATPMSIMVGVGKGAGASVLIKNAEALERFEKVDTLVVDKTGTLTEGKPMVTSIVAVSGITEDELLRLAATLERPSEHPLASAIVDAANERGLKLGSAEDFDSPVGKGVTGIVDGRRLIIGSHRIMSEEKVDVSALSQKAEELRDEGATVIFAAIDGRLGGLFAISDPIKATTPAAVAALIKDDVRVVMLTGDNRTTARAVARKLGIEEVEAEVLPEHKSEIVTRLRKEGRIVAMAGDGVNDAPALAAADVGIAMGTGTDVAIESAGVTLLKGDLQGIVRARRLSQATMANIRQNLFFAFIYNAAGVPLAAGVLYPAFGLLLSPIIAAAAMALSSVSVIGNALRLRSARI
- a CDS encoding ABC transporter substrate-binding protein, whose product is MSRRFALASALAVLCSHILSTGSANAAGMTVYCPMSEDDCGAVLKAFKADTGIDAQFVRIGAGEILARIRAEKSNPQAGLWLAGAADNFIQAASEGLLAAHKATGIEKVDPRYTDKEARWTPISLSPIVFAYSQSVLDEIGAKPPTSWKSFTEQVFQQSVALAHPASSGTAYVALASMVQLYGEEPAFSLMKDIDKNVVQYTRSGVAPSRMVANNEIALAMAYTQDIEAALAQGYPVGYSFPEEGTGFEVNAAAAIANAPEEQAKGATAFLDWVLTDKGQAAIGATFRGPIVPGYKNPEAKIDLSNVKMIDYDFTWAGENRARLLERYENDVRHKADAK